The Gavia stellata isolate bGavSte3 chromosome 26, bGavSte3.hap2, whole genome shotgun sequence genome has a window encoding:
- the DDX25 gene encoding ATP-dependent RNA helicase DDX25, with translation MGFNRPSKIQETALPIMLAYPPQNLIAQSQSGTGKTAAFVLAMLSRVNAAEKYPQCLCLAPTYELALQIGCVIETIGRFCADIKVTYAVRGSQALQGTTLEEQIVIGTPGTMLDWCFKRRVIDVKKINMFVLDEADIMIDTQGLSYQSIRIQRALPKGCQMLLFSATFKETVRAFAVQIISNPIVIKLREEELTLSNIRQCFFVCRSREEKYRALCNIYGSITIGQAMIFCQTRRSADWLSVEMSQDGHRVAILTAELTVAQRADVIQRFRDGKEKVLIATNVCARGIDVEQVTIVVNFTLPTNQKSEPDFETYLHRIGRTGRFGKKGIAFSMVESQNVGLVQMIEEHFRTEIKQLDPDDMDELEKLQN, from the exons ATGGGCTTCAACAGACCATCCAAAATCCAGGAGACCGCTCTGCCCATCATGCTGGCATATCC GCCCCAAAATCTGATTGCCCAGAGCCAGTCAGGGACAGGGAAAACGGCAGCTTTTGTCTTGGCGATGTTGAGCAGAGTTAATGCCGCTGAGAAATACCCGCAG TGCCTCTGCTTGGCTCCCACCTACGAGCTGGCCCTGCAGATCGGGTGCGTGATCGAGACCATTGGGCGGTTTTGCGCTGACATCAAGGTTACGTACGCCGTCCGGGGAAGCCAAG CTCTGCAGGGCACCACGCTGGAGGAGCAGATCGTCATCGGGACTCCAGGGACGATGCTGGACTGGTGTTTCAAACGGAGAGTCATAGACGTGAAGAAGATCAACATGTTCGTGCTGGATGAAGCCGACATCATGATCGACACTCAGGGCCTCTCCTATCAAAGCATTCGCATTCAGAG GGCTCTACCCAAGGGCTGCCAGATGCTGCTGTTCTCAGCCACCTTCAAGGAAACCGTGCGGGCCTTCGCCGTGCAGATCATCTCCAACCCCATCGTGATAAAGCTGCGGGAGGAAGAGCTCACTCTGAGCAACATCAGGCAGTGCTTCTTCGTGTGCAGGAGCCGGGAGGAGAAGTACAGAGCCCTCTGCAACATCTACGGCAGCATCACCATCGGCCAGGCTATGATCTTCTGCCAG ACTCGGAGGAGCGCGGACTGGCTGTCGGTGGAGATGAGCCAGGACGGGCATCGGGTGGCCATCCTGACGGCGGAGCTGACGGTAGCCCAGCGGGCCGACGTCATCCAGCGCTTTCGCGATGGGAAGGAGAAGGTCCTCATCGCCACCAACGTCTGCGCCAGAG ggaTTGACGTGGAGCAGGTCACCATCGTGGTGAACTTCACCCTCCCCACCAATCAGAAGAGCGAGCCGGATTTCGAGACTTACCTCCACCGCATCGGGCGAACGGGACGCTTTGGGAAGAAAGGCATCGCCTTCAGCATGGTGGAAAGCCAGAACGTGGGGCTCGTGCAGATGATCGAGGAGCATTTCC GGACCGAGATCAAGCAGCTGGACCCGGACGACATGGACGAGCTCGAGAAGCTTCAAAACTGA
- the HYLS1 gene encoding centriolar and ciliogenesis-associated protein HYLS1, with translation MEEATGSDNEEQLAATPALSRLYGQQGGREEQARPRDDPYAEASLVLGVRPALPTFSKDRRGTRRLVMKRKVLRRRPDGGVEVSDESVTSEPESDTEVWSLRQKMLQLRTGPEDSISEGEMETSGSSLDESPYRWPRGDSPPFLLGDFGSRSSPASQYPAAAEQPKSFIPPRFEPLGRNGGKTDRVAKYFEYKREWEKFRIPGEDQRQELRWGIREQMLCKPELPSKPRHLYVPNAYAVPTEKKRAALRWEVRWDLANGLLPRKNTSA, from the coding sequence ATGGAGGAGGCGACGGGATCGGACAATGAGGAGCAGCTGGCGGCCACGCCGGCCCTGAGCCGGCTGTACGGCCAGcaaggaggcagggaggagcaaGCGCGTCCCCGTGACGATCCCTACGCCGAGGCCTCCCTCGTTTTGGGGGTGCGGCCAGCCCTTCCTACGTTTTCCAAGGATCGGAGGGGAACCAGGAGGTTGGTAATGAAAAGGAAGGTGCTGAGGCGCAGACCCGACGGAGGAGTAGAGGTCTCCGACGAGTCGGTGACCAGCGAGCCGGAGAGCGACACCGAGGTTTGGAGCCTGAGGCAGAAAATGCTTCAGCTAAGGACTGGTCCGGAAGACAGCATCtccgagggggaaatggagacGAGCGGCAGCTCCCTCGATGAATCCCCTTACCGGTGGCCCCGCGGGGACAGTCCCCCCTTTCTCCTCGGGGATTTCGGGAGCCGGAGCTCTCCCGCTTCTCAGTACCCCGCTGCGGCGGAACAACCCAAGTCCTTCATTCCTCCACGGTTTGAACCGCTGGGCCGTAACGGGGGGAAAACCGACCGAGTGGccaaatattttgaatataaaCGCGAATGGGAGAAATTCCGAATCCCGGGGGAGGATCAGCGGCAAGAACTGCGCTGGGGCATCCGGGAGCAGATGCTCTGCAAGCCCGAGCTCCCCAGCAAGCCGCGGCACCTCTACGTCCCCAACGCTTACGCCGTGCCGACCGAAAAAAAGAGAGCGGCTCTGCGCTGGGAGGTGCGCTGGGACCTGGCCAACGGCCTTCTCCCCAGAAAAAACACCTCCGCCTAG
- the PUS3 gene encoding tRNA pseudouridine(38/39) synthase, translating into MAEGNVVADQERLLRRVQELEEEVKRLQEKLQEDKEGAGRKEAPSAPGKAKKRQQRPFDFGAYGRRHVALKIAYLGWGYQGFASQENTSNTIEEKLFEALKKTRLVDSRQTSNYHRCGRTDKGVSAFGQVISLDLRSNLSEGKKLNGHEGDSGGKSEGEEELRYTHILNRVLPPDIRVLAWAPVEPDFSARFSCLKRTYRYFFPCANLDVALMHAAAQRYVGTHDFRNLCKMDVANGVVNFQRTILSAGVTWVERGGETGLQDPFRLCQFEVTGQAFLYHQVRCMMAILFLIGQRMESPEIINELLDVEKNPRKPQYSMAVEFPLVLYDCEFENLQWLYNREVQEFNVTHLQQLWANHAVKTQVLRNMLRGLDAAPVATGKSPGSSTTVLWGDMKPPLHSQVSGFVEGVKARTYKPLLARPKCEGLEARIRHFVRRGRIETPPGLELGGDGDEQPPETKRSHRGDGPGSGGPAEQPPKRVCVDVE; encoded by the exons ATGGCCGAGGGGAACGTCGTTGCCGATCAAGAACGACTCCTGAGGAGGGtgcaggagctggaagaggaggtGAAGCGGCTGCAGGAGAAGCTCCAAGAGGACAAGGAGGGCGCTGGGAGAAAAGAGGCTCCTTCGGCTCCTGGGAAAGCCAAGAAACGCCAGCAACGGCCGTTCGATTTCGGCGCCTACGGCCGCAGGCACGTGGCGCTGAAGATCGCCTACCTGGGCTGGGGCTACCAGGGCTTTGCCAGCCAGGAGAACACCAGCAACACCATCGAAGAGAAACTCTTTGAAGCCTTGAAGAAGACGCGGCTGGTAGACAGCAGACAGACCTCCAACTACCACCGCTGCGGGCGGACGGACAAAGGAGTCAGTGCCTTTGGACAG GTGATTTCCCTAGATCTCCGCTCAAACCTGTCAGAGGGGAAGAAGCTAAATGGCCACGAGGGTGACTCAGGAGGCAAAAGcgagggggaggaggagctcCGCTACACCCATATTCTGAACAGGGTGCTCCCGCCTGACATCCGGGTGCTGGCCTGGGCCCCCGTGGAGCCCGATTTCAGCGCCCGGTTCAGCTGCCTCAAGAGGACCTACCGATACTTCTTCCCCTGTGCCAACCTGGACGTGGCCCTCATGCACGCCGCAGCCCAGAGGTACGTGGGGACCCACGATTTCCGTAACCTGTGTAAAATGGACGTCGCCAACGGGGTGGTCAACTTCCAGAGAACGATCCTCAGTGCCGGAGTGACGTGggtggagagaggaggagaaacgGGGCTGCAGGATCCCTTCCGCCTGTGCCAGTTTGAAGTGACGGGACAGGCGTTCCTGTATCACCAAGTCCGCTGCATGATGGCGATCCTCTTCCTCATCGGCCAGAGGATGGAGAGCCCAGAGATCATCAACGAGCTGCTGGATGTGGAGAAGAACCCCCGAAAACCGCAGTACAG CATGGCAGTTGAGTTTCCCCTTGTCCTGTACGACTGCGAGTTCGAAAACCTTCAGTGGCTCTACAACCGAGAAGTGCAGGAGTTCAACGTTACCCACCTACAGCAGCTCTGGGCGAACCACGCAGTCAAAACTCAAGTGCTACGTAACATGTTACGAGGGTTAGATGCTGCTCCCGTGGCTACAGGAAAAA GCCCAGGGAGCAGCACGACCGTCCTCTGGGGGGATATGAAGCCTCCGCTCCACAGCCAGGTCAGCGGCTTCGTGGAAGGCGTCAAAGCCCGCACCTACAAACCTTTACTGGCCCGCCCCAAGTGCGAGGGGCTGGAGGCCCGCATCCGCCACTTTGTGCGGAGGGGCCGCATCGAAACCCCCCcgggcctggagctggggggggaCGGAGACGAGCAGCCCCCCGAGACCAAGAGAAGCCACCGCGGCGATggcccggggagcggcggcccCGCGGAGCAGCCTCCCAAGCGGGTCTGCGTAGACGTCGAGTGA
- the VSIG10L2 gene encoding LOW QUALITY PROTEIN: V-set and immunoglobulin domain-containing protein 10-like 2 (The sequence of the model RefSeq protein was modified relative to this genomic sequence to represent the inferred CDS: substituted 1 base at 1 genomic stop codon) — MERGRTPPPPRWRAPWILCLLPALAGGQPLAAGEAAYEERTVTGVRGRAVELSCGPAAARAPPAVVFWSFAVPGSGPPRAVAVGSGGEVAVAPGAGTLGRVTLRNGTLELRELRAAAQGRFLCQGLFPERGRLRVAYAAVLLRVLVPVSKPFVRPTAAAAAEGAAVALTCAVREGTEPLSFSWQHREPRGGLPASPMGLGGSRAELRLTPANRSHAGWYACTVRNEVNNRTSEPVYLDVVYGPDEPAISVEPFSPEEGGFSAGEREDVVLSCLAPSNPPSRYVWLHNGSQVHTGQTYVITAIARAQAGTYTCLAENTHLQTRTQATIILTVYYPPAGSPSCSALATGDLRDVALRCRWLGGFPPARLRWVGPGPPQEEEEEEEGVMGSSFSMATSIQPGAATRNGSSFSCLASHPALPRGAACGTTLWVPAGSPSCVAAATKGDEYVMLRCRWEGGTPPVTLRWWDGGGRALGDPSPSTAVLVLSTDSNLGGRNFVCAAAHPLRAAGAECRLRLEVPELEAERSEVAVLEGGEARLACRRRGGANLGATVAWYDPKQREVTPGLAKYRLERGEAWVNLTVRDAEWPGDGGIYRCAAANAVGTASLPVRLRVDRYPAPPNVTISKLRYTRARTEVRLEWRTQGTGNLTGFVVQRRQAKKPPRRAPGPWETAAGDIEPHSRDRRLGGLDPGVVYAFRVLAVNHRTAGHPSEVQTPAEPPFEAYPAVTGAAVAGMLVATTASLLAVRWVAHHRDTLPRLHDLLFRTASPGAQEPVGTPEDAETAASSEDGAAPARGDPAAPDTAAGNGTHKARRALSHPPGXPGTHPASPGALPALAEPLSAPPAATDDPPVNVTITVTATP, encoded by the exons ATGGAGCGCGGCCGgacaccgccgccgccgcgttGGAGGGCGCCCTGGATCCTCTGCTTGCTGCCGGCGCTGGCGGGGG GTCAGCCGCTGGCGGCCGGTGAGGCGGCCTACGAGGAGCGGACGGTGACGGGGGTACGGGGCCGGGCGGTGGAGCTGAGCtgcgggccggcggcggccaGAGCACCGCCGGCGGTGGTTTTCTGGAGCTTCGCGGTGCCGGGCTCGGGGCCGCCACGGGCCGTAGCGGTGGGCTCGGGCGGGGAGGTGGCGGTGGCCCCCGGCGCGGGGACGCTGGGCCGGGTCACCCTGCGCAACGGGACGCTGGAGCTGCGGGAGCTGCGGGCGGCCGCCCAGGGCCGCTTCCTCTGCCAGGGGCTCTTCCCGGAGCGGGGACGGCTCCGCGTCGCCTACGCCGCCGTCCTCCTGCGTGTCCTGG TGCCCGTCTCCAAGCCCTTCGTGCGGCCAacggcagcagcggcggcggagggggcggCGGTGGCCCTGACCTGCGCCGTGCGGGAGGGGACGGAGCCCCTGAGCTTCTCCTGGCAGCACCGGGAACCCCGGGGGGGTCTCCCAGCGTcccccatggggctggggggctccCGGGCAGAGCTGCGCCTGACGCCCGCCAACCGCAGCCACGCTGGCTGGTACGCCTGCACCGTGCGCAATGAGGTCAACAACCGCACCAGCGAGCCCGTCTACCTGGACGTCGTCT ATGGCCCCGACGAGCCGGCCATCAGCGTGGAGCCCTTCTCCCCTGAAGAGGGGGGCTTCTCGGCGGGCGAGCGGGAGGACGTGGTGCTGAGCTGCCTGGCTCCCTCCAACCCCCCCAGCCGCTACGTCTGGCTTCACAACGGTTCCCAGGTCCACACCGGCCAGACCTACGTCATCACCGCCATCGCCCGCGCCCAGGCGGGCACCTACACCTGCCTGGCCGAAAACACCCACCTCCAAACCCGCACCCAGGCCACCATCATCCTCACCGTCTACT ATCCACCAGCCGGGAgccccagctgctctgccctggccaCCGGTGACCTGCGGGACGTGGCCCTGCGGTGCCGCTGGCTGGGGGGCTTCCCCCCGGCACGGCTGCGCTGGGTGGGCCCCGGGCCCccccaggaggaggaggaggaggaagagggggtgATGGGGTCGAGTTTTTCCATGGCCACCAGCATCCAGCCAGGGGCGGCCACCAGGAACGGcagctccttctcctgcctggCCTCTCACCCCGCGCTGCCGCGGGGGGCTGCGTGCGGGACCACCCTGT GGGTCCCAGCCGGCAGCCCCTCCTGCGTGGCGGCGGCCACCAAGGGTGACGAGTACGTGATGCTGCGGTGCCGGTGGGAGGGGGGGACCCCACCAGTCACCCTGCGCTGGTGGGATGGCGGGGGCCGGGCCTTGGGGGACCCCTCACCCTCCACCGCCGTCCTGGTGCTGAGCACTGACAGCAACTTGGGGGGCCGCAATTTCGTCTGCGCGGCCGCCCACCCGCTACGGGCCGCTGGCGCCGAGTGCCGCCTGCGGCTGG AGGTCCCCGAGCTGGAGGCAGAGAGGAGCGAGGTGGCGGTGCTGGAGGGCGGCGAGGCGCGGTTGGCGTGCCGGCGACGCGGCGGTGCCAATCTCGGTGCCACCGTGGCTTGGTATGACCCCAAGCAGCGGGAGGTGACACCAGGGTTGGCCAAGTACCGGTTGGAGCGGGGAGAAGCGTGGGTCAATCTCACCGTCCGCGATGCCGAGTGGCCGGGGGACGGCGGGATCTACCGCTGTGCCGCGGCCAACGCCGTGGGCACCGCCAGCCTCCCCGTCCGCCTCCGCGTGGACC GGTACCCGGCCCCCCCCAACGTCACCATCAGCAAGCTGCGGTACACGCGGGCGCGCACCGAGGTGCGGCTGGAGTGGCGGACGCAGGGCACCGGCAACCTGACCGGCTTCGTGGTACAGCGGCGCCAAGCCAAGAAACCGCCCCGGCGGGCACCCGGCCCCTGGGAAACGGCTGCCGGTGACATCGAGCCCCACTCCCGCGACCGGCGCCTGGGGGGGCTGGACCCGGGCGTGGTCTACGCTTTCCGCGTCCTGGCCGTCAACCACCGGACGGCTGGGCACCCCTCCGAGGTGCAAACGCCAG CCGAGCCTCCCTTCGAGGCCTACCCAGCCGTGACAGGGGCGGCAGTGGCAGGGATGCTGGTGGCCACCACGGCATCGCTCCTGGCCGTGCGCTGGGTTGCCCACCACCGGGACACCCTCCCAC GGCTGCACGACCTGCTCTTCCGCAC ggCCAGTCCTGGCGCCCAGGAGCCCGTCGGCACACCGGAGGATGCTGAAACAGCCGCAAGCAGTGAGGATGGAGCAGCACCGGCACGAGGAGACCCAGCTGCCCCCGACACAGCGGCAGGTAACGGCACCCACAAGGCGAGGCGAGCGCTCAGCCACCCGCCCGGGTGACCTGGCACCCACCCAGCGTCACCGGGGGCTCTCCCAGCCCTTGCAGAGCCGCTCTCGGCACCACCGGCCGCCACAGATGACCCACCAGTTAACGTCACCATCACCGTGACGGCGACGCCATGA